The Gammaproteobacteria bacterium genome includes the window CGGTCCGTGGTGCAAATTCAAGAATCCAAAAACGGGCAAAGATATTATTGTCAAAGACGTCATCGCCGATGCGTTTCTGCAACAAATCCTGCTGCGTCCGGATGAATACAGCGTGATTGCGACATTGAATTTGAATGGCGATTACATCTCCGATGCATTGGCGGCACAGGTGGGTGGTATTGGTATTGCGCCCGGTGCCAATTTGTCAGACACCGTTGCCATGTTCGAAGCGACACACGGTACGGCACCTAAATATGCGGGGCAGAATAAAGTTAATCCAGGCTCGATTATTCTGTCAGGTGAAATGATGTTGCGTCACATGGGTTGGGTTGAAGCCGCGGATCTGATCATCAAGGGATTAAGCGGTGCAATCTCCGCCGGTACTGTGACTTACGATCTGGCGCGATTGATGCCGGGCGCGAAAGAACTGAGCTGCTCTGGTTTTGGCGATGCGCTGATCGCCAAGATGTAAAATTAAAAACTTCGCCGGTTGCCCTGCCTCCCTGGGCGACCGGCGTGTAGGAGCCTACCGGCGATGAGCTTAGCTATTAGCTTCGTTGGAGTTGCTGGGTCTGGCGTCAGGTACATTGGCAACCCTGATGCCGGATGCCAACAGACCTTTCGGTCCTTGATTCAAATCGAACAGAACCTTCTGACCTTGGCGTAGCGATTTGTAACCATCCATGTCAATCGCAGAAAAGTGGACGAAAATATCATCACCACCTTCGTCTGGAGCGATAAAGCCATACCCCTTAGCATTACTGAACCACTTCACTGTACCTGTCGCCATACTTACATAACCTCGCGGCTGCATGCTGACTCACTCTGCCGGAAACCGGCC containing:
- a CDS encoding cold-shock protein, with amino-acid sequence MATGTVKWFSNAKGYGFIAPDEGGDDIFVHFSAIDMDGYKSLRQGQKVLFDLNQGPKGLLASGIRVANVPDARPSNSNEANS